The sequence AGGCGTGCGCCGGGGCGTCGATTTCGGGCACGATGGTAATCCCCCTGGCTTTGGCGAATGCCTGCAAGGCTTTCATTTCCTCCTGGGTGTAGTGACCGTCCTGGTTCGCTAGCCCGGGAAGTGACTTCATCTCAAGCCGGAAGCCTGGAGCAAATCCGATCGAGTCGTTGAGGTGCAGGTGGAGTTGGTTCATTTTGACGTAGCTCATCGCCCTGATCCAGTCCTTCATTTGATCGAAGGGGACAAATTTGCGACCGACATCCCACATCAATGAGCGAACCCGGTAGTCTGGCTGGTCGGTGATGGTTCCTCTGGGTAGATCTCCCTGAGCCATAAGCTGCAAGAGGGAGCGCGAGGCATAGAACAGGCCGGCAGGAGTCGAAGCCTTGAGAACTGCATGCTCGCCCATTTCCAGTTTGTAGCCTTCTTCATGAGGGCACTCATCGGAAATTTTCAGAATAATGCTACCACCACGAGATGGTTTCCCCTTGCTGATGACAAAATCATCGCCCGTGACGTCTTTGATGTCTTGTTTGAGTTGGCTGGCCAGCTTTGTCGCGGCGGGCCCCTCGGCAATGATGGTTTTTGCGCTCAATCGGCATGAGCCTTCGGCCCCTTGCCACTGCTGCACGGCTGGAATGATTTTGGGTTCGGCATTTTTTGCGAGACCAGGGGAGGTGACCGTGGCCATTGCCAGAACGGCCAATGGGATTCTGAATATTCGTTTCATCTTATCTTTGGCTGGTGTTCAGATGTCTGCAATGGCTCTGGATGAGCACGGGCTATCGTGGCCCTGTTGCAAAACATGGACATCTCTGGGAACTGCCAGTGAATGAAGCGTGGGTATGTTGAGCTGTCCACACTGATGTCGTGCCGAGTAGCCGTAAACATTCAGATATGGATGATACCCATGTCGTAAAGGGCATGGGTCGCTGGGAGGCTTTGGCTCCCAACTGGTTTTTGGGAGAGAAAGGATGTGGGGCTAGCCTTTGCTCTGCTCAAGCATGCGTAGCAGCGGGGCTGTGGCCTTTTCCCGGATGTCAGCTGGCATATCGATTTGCGGTTGCAGGGATTGCAGGCAGTCGCGCAGTTTTTCCAGGGTGTTCATTTTCATGAAGTGGCAGTCGTTGCAGGCGCAGCGTTCGGTGGGGCCGGCAATGAGATTTTTCCCCGGAGCTTCCTTTTGCAGTCGGTGCAGCATGCCGCTTTCGGTGACGACGATGATGTTGTCGACCGGTGCGTTCTGGCAGTAGGGGATCATTTTTTCTGTCGAGCAGACTTCGTCGGCGAGCAGGCGTACGGCCGTGGTGCATTCCGGGTGGGCGACAACGAGAGCGTCCGGGTGTTCTTCTTTGATCTTGTTGATCGACTCCCGGGTGAAATCCATGTGGACGTGGCAGGATCCGTTCCAGAGGTCCATTTTGCGTCCGGTTTGTTCCATGACCCAGGCGCCGAGGTTGGCGTCGGGGACGAAGAGGATCGGGCGGTCTGCCGGGGCTTGCTCAACAATTCTGACGGCATTGCCGGAGGTGCAGATGACATCACAGAGTGCCTTCACCCCGGCCGAGCAGTTGATGTAGGCGATGACGTAGTAATTTTTGTCAGCGTGTTGCTTGAGGTAGGATTTGAGGTCTTCTGCCGGGCACGATGCTTCGAGTGAACATCCGGCATCGAGGTCGGGCAGGACGACTGTTTTCCCTGGATTGACGATTTTGGCGGTTTCCGCCATGAAGTGGACCCCGCAGAAAGCGATGACGTCGGCGTCTGCTTCCTGGGCACGGTAGGCGAGCCCGAGGGAGTCGCCGACATAATCCGCCAGATCCTGGATATCACCAGTCTGGTAGTTGTGGGCGAGGATGACGGCGTTGCGCTCTTTTTTCAAACGAAGGATCTCGTCTCGGAGGTCGAGGGATGTGCTTGGCATGGGGAAAGAGTCAGGAAGCTGGTGAAAAGAGTCAAGAAACAAGCTCGAGGCAGACAAAGAAAAACCCACCATCCGTCGAAACGGAGGTGGGTGGATTCAAAAGAGGTGATTTCAGTCGTCGCTTAGCGCTTGTTCATCGACTGAGGTCCTTTGCCCATGGGTTTTCCCATTGGCTTGCCCATCGGCTTTTGGTTGGAAGATTTTTGCTCGGCTGGCTTTTTCATTCCAGAGAGTTCCTGCTGCGCATGTTTGGGTAGTTTGGGGTCGCTGCCCTTTGCTGCTTGCTGGCCTTGTGGTGTTGTTGGAGCAGCGGCTGGCTTGCTTGGCTCGGATGGTTTTGCTGGAGCAGGGCTGCTGGTTGCAGGTTGACTGCTGGCCGGTGCTGCCTTTGGCTGTGCGGTTGGAGTTCCAACGGTTGATTTACCGACGAAGATGGCTCCGGGCTCGATGGAAAGGGAGGCGGCTTTGATGTCGCCGACAAGTTCGCAGTTGGCTTTCAGCTCAACGTTGTGGCTGACTTCGATGTTGCCGTAGACTTTTCCGTAGATGACCACCGAACGGGTGCTGATTTCTGCCTGAATCCGTGCGTTCTCTCCTACAGTGAGTGATCCATCGGATTTGATTTCACCTTCGATCTTGCCATCGACAACGAGGTCGTTGGAGAATTTGATGCTGCCTTTGATTTCAACATCCGAGCTGAGCACGTTACGTCCACTTGGGCTGGGTGCAGCTGAAGGAGCGGAAGTGGTGGCTGGGGCCGGCTTACTTGGTTGGGATGCCGGTGATGGAGCGCTGGCTGCCGGGGCGCTGGTCGGCGGTTCTGCTGCCGGGCGCGTTGGGGCTTGGATTGGCTCTGGATTCGGTTGGGCTCCTTTGACTCTTTTAAATACGGACACGATTCTTAAATA comes from Oceaniferula marina and encodes:
- the nadA gene encoding quinolinate synthase NadA is translated as MPSTSLDLRDEILRLKKERNAVILAHNYQTGDIQDLADYVGDSLGLAYRAQEADADVIAFCGVHFMAETAKIVNPGKTVVLPDLDAGCSLEASCPAEDLKSYLKQHADKNYYVIAYINCSAGVKALCDVICTSGNAVRIVEQAPADRPILFVPDANLGAWVMEQTGRKMDLWNGSCHVHMDFTRESINKIKEEHPDALVVAHPECTTAVRLLADEVCSTEKMIPYCQNAPVDNIIVVTESGMLHRLQKEAPGKNLIAGPTERCACNDCHFMKMNTLEKLRDCLQSLQPQIDMPADIREKATAPLLRMLEQSKG
- a CDS encoding bactofilin family protein — translated: MSVFKRVKGAQPNPEPIQAPTRPAAEPPTSAPAASAPSPASQPSKPAPATTSAPSAAPSPSGRNVLSSDVEIKGSIKFSNDLVVDGKIEGEIKSDGSLTVGENARIQAEISTRSVVIYGKVYGNIEVSHNVELKANCELVGDIKAASLSIEPGAIFVGKSTVGTPTAQPKAAPASSQPATSSPAPAKPSEPSKPAAAPTTPQGQQAAKGSDPKLPKHAQQELSGMKKPAEQKSSNQKPMGKPMGKPMGKGPQSMNKR